TGTGACATGAAAAAGTAATCATCAAAATCTACTAGCAAATGTCGATAACAACATCAACATAAATAGAGGAGAACATCATAGACGATCCCACAACACCTTTGTCAATGGACACAACACATTTGTCAATGGACCGTTCACTAATTTTGTTTACTTGTACAATTATTTgacgatatatatttttatttttatatatttttgtttgaaaatgatAATCAAGAAAGAGATAGGCAAAACTAACCTCAAATagcttaattttttaaatattataatttattttctaCTGATTACGATACGAAATAAAACATTAACCATCTCAATACCTTAGAACCCTAGGTCACATAGGATTGGATAAAATTTTTGAATAGtattaaatgttgatttgattcaCCAATTTACACATAAAACCTATAAAAACTTATCATCATACCCAACACTCAGTAAAGCTATAACCTTTTGCAAGACATTAAAACTTATCTGCGACATATTTTCTGAATTAGTTGATTCTCTTTTACAAGTTCTTTTAAGGCCTAAGCAAAATTACTTCTAATATAACCTTTTACGAACGGATAACATAAAAATGTCTCACAACTCTACAAGTCTGGTTAAGTCCATGCAACCCTTCCCTCCTCTCTGCCTAACCCTCGACTTCTTCGTCGCCACTCACCATGAGGATGGGAGGACGATGGTAAGCAGGCAGGCAGGACGGCTTTGGTGCATGGCCGGCAGGAGGCACGTAGTATTTCACTCGTTGTGGCATTTATAACTCGAGCACAAACTTCTCTGTCACGAGAAGATGGTCGTAATGGCCAAACAGGATTCACTTTTCTTACAATATAAGGTATCATAATAAAAGAGAATTAAGATGCACAATTCCCTTCGTCGGTGATGGAAGATCCCACACATAGTAGCTGTGAACCATATGTCGCTGCAGGAAACTCGGCGAGCAAGTGCTGATGGATCCGTTAGCAATTAACATACCTCATCGATGTTTAGCTGAGATGATAGAACTGATCAAAGTAGTAACATTTGTTGGTTCACCAAAAAACGTCTTGACAAAAACCTCTTTGCACCAAGAAAGTTGTCATTTATGCACCTCCTCAAATACTATCTTCACAACTGTCAACCAGTAATTTTCCCATAAACAAGCTTTAATTCACATCAACACACGTTCACGTTCACAGAATTGAGAGTTTTCCAGCCTTGAGACAGGTCAGGGGAATCATAGCACGAGGGCCTCAAGCACAAAATAAGATGAGCTTCCAGCATTGGCCTCTAGCTTGCATCCTCTGTTCTATGATGTAAATAAACTTCCACGGAAGGACATCCCAAAAGAATAGGAAGGAATGCATTAAATGTTTACACAGCCTACTCTTCTTTCTTGACAGGCCTGCTGCCATCTGGGATCCACGATGCCCAACAGAGAGGCAGCACGGTGCAAGCTGCCTGTATCAAGATGCCTACTGAAAACCCCGAGAAGTCAGCACCAGATACACCTACAGACATGGCAAGTGCCACTCCAAGATAACCACTGATAATAGTTGCAAGTGCCACCGCTGACATTGAAAATGCCATGACTGACCCCTCACACCCAGATGGACAGATCTGTGCCATGAGAACACTAAAAGGGAGAATCTTGAACTGGAACAGAGATTCTTGCAGTCCTGAGATGATTACCACGTACATGGAGTCCGCAATCCTGATATCTCGGTAAATTCCTTTTACAAACAAGACATCAGATACCATAAACAGGGCGATTGCAACCTGCAATGCCCATAAAATTCTTTTTGCAGGAAACTTCCTGAACTGCTTGTTGTAGGCTACACTCCAAACAAGTAATGCTACTTGGCCAAAGACTTTGGAGAAGCCGATGATTGAAGAGTCAAGATTTAGGTGCTGGGTTTGGTAGAAGAACATGGTGCCATTCAGCAGTGGAATCATAGCATAAGATGTTGAGAACCACGCAATCAAACGGCTGATCTCAGAATTGCAAAGAGCAACATGTAACTCAGATATCTGTTTTGAGATGCTAGAGAATCTTGATGAATGGTTCATCTTTTTGGGAAGGTTAAGGGAGCTCTCAGAAACAGTGATGGTCATGAAGAATTGGAGAACCAGGAGGACTACAAAGATCAGGAACATAGTTTTGGGAGAGAGCTCCTTGATGGCTATGCCACCAAGGATGTTTCCAAGGATGCCCCCAAGAGAAGCCAACATCCATGCAAAGGACTGAAGTTGGCCTGATTGTGATGGAGAATGTAATTGCTTCCCAGCCTCCACAACAATGGCATCATTGGCAACCTCTGCTATAGAGGCACCAAGGTTCccaaggaggagaaagagagtgaGCATGGCAATAGAAAGCGATGTCCCAGGTAATGTAGCAATTGCCAGCCATGAGATTGCTTGCAAAATAGCTGCAGACGAAAGTGTAACTTCAAAATTCATCATCAGAACAGACAGAAAAATATtcaagaacacacacacacacacacacacacacagacagcAGAATCTTAACCATAACTTAGCTGAAATAAACACAAATGATGACAACAAAACTTTAGCATGGCACAAATAGCTGTTATGTTCCTAAAAGAATTCTGGCACTTTGAACCATTCATGCGATATTAAGAATCCCTCTTTGGAAAAGTATCATAAATTAGTTGGAAAAAACTGACTTTATCACCTTGAAACAAGTAATAGTAATTGACAATGCAACACATCTTCGAAATCTGGAATAaaacagaaaaaaataaataaattaaattcaaGGTATACATCAGGAAGAAACATGGCATCTGATGAAAATTCTCTTCTCCTAGTGAAAAGAAGGTGGCTTAGTCTTGAATTAAGAAAGTTCAATTAATAGGACTTTACAATTATTTGTAATGCTAGCTTATTTCTTGTTCACCAGTATTCTAAGTTCCTAAAAAGTTTTAAAGGCTGAAGTTGAATGAAAGATTAGAAATGATTCCCAAGGAAACAAAAAGAACCAGGTATTTAGTTAATTTTTCTCATCTAATAAAGTCAATAAGCTGGCCTCATggcaaataggaaaaaaaaaatcaactaatTACCATCATGTGATACATTTTAACCTATTGATGACAATCACTAATTACCAACTAATGAATGTGTTCTAATGCTGTTGTTTGATTAAACCACAGGAGAGGTTGATATACGACAACATCATTGACGACTAGTTCTTTCTAGTTTCTACTACTATGTCACTTAAGTCAAGCATGGAGGAAGAACTAAAATACATACATCTAGTCCTAAGGATATGGTACATTTCCAGATCTTAAACATATAACACATGCATATTATTAAGGATGACTGTTTTTTCCATACAAAGAATGAAAATGATTATGCTCTGTTTGATCGAACACTACTTGGTTCTTTTactctgacaaaaaaaaaaaaaaaaaaaagagatgctaGAGATGGGATTAACGGGGACCTCCTTTGATGCATTAGTCCCGCTAAGCATGTAATGAATGAGTAGAAGGTTCATGATTAGTATTAATAAAAAGTAAATACAGTCCTTAGAAGGCCCTTTCTGTATATATGATCGAACAAGAAATTCCAATGAAGACTCTTAATTTCTAGTGGAGTACCATTAATGGTTGATCCTGCTAGTGATGTCTGCTAGGTAGGTAGAGGGACGTCAATAGGAAACAATTAcataattaaaaatatcaaaactcTTAAAATGATGAAACATCAGTTAAATAATATTGATCTTGAATTAAGTTTTTATGCTTGATGTGCACAACTAAACTAcaaaaaaaattacatttatGAAACATTAAAATCGTTTACAAATGTTGTGCTAAATCAAGTTGCCATGAGCCCTGCTGGCTAGCAGAATTCACTCCCAACCCCTCCACAAATTCCTTGCACCTCCTGTTGTTACTTTAAATAAGATTATCAAAGATAATAATAGTTCAAACAATTCTATCCCTTTTTGGGTTTACACATATCCTAACACTGAACCATGTTAAATTTCCCTAAGATGTCTACTAAAATGGCAACTATCAGGTGAGGAGTAATGATGTAGGACAAGTAACAGATAACTTCTTTTTGATGAAAGAGAGATAGAAAGAGAAAACAGATATAATAATCgaaagataatagaaaaaactTGGATAATTACCGGACTTACTCTGGCTCAAGGTCTCAGGATGAAGATCTCACATCTCCGCACGTCTCGCACGTGGATGATGGAATCATTCCATCGAAAAAGCAACTTGTGGTATCGCACCACTCACACACAACGTGGGAAAAGAACTCAATTCATTGATTCATTTCTGA
This DNA window, taken from Musa acuminata AAA Group cultivar baxijiao chromosome BXJ3-7, Cavendish_Baxijiao_AAA, whole genome shotgun sequence, encodes the following:
- the LOC135643271 gene encoding probable folate-biopterin transporter 7 isoform X2, which gives rise to MPCFFLMYTLNLIYLFFSVLFQISKMCCIVNYYYLFQAILQAISWLAIATLPGTSLSIAMLTLFLLLGNLGASIAEVANDAIVVEAGKQLHSPSQSGQLQSFAWMLASLGGILGNILGGIAIKELSPKTMFLIFVVLLVLQFFMTITVSESSLNLPKKMNHSSRFSSISKQISELHVALCNSEISRLIAWFSTSYAMIPLLNGTMFFYQTQHLNLDSSIIGFSKVFGQVALLVWSVAYNKQFRKFPAKRILWALQVAIALFMVSDVLFVKGIYRDIRIADSMYVVIISGLQESLFQFKILPFSVLMAQICPSGCEGSVMAFSMSAVALATIISGYLGVALAMSVGVSGADFSGFSVGILIQAACTVLPLCWASWIPDGSRPVKKEE
- the LOC135643271 gene encoding probable folate-biopterin transporter 7 isoform X3, with translation MCCIVNYYYLFQAILQAISWLAIATLPGTSLSIAMLTLFLLLGNLGASIAEVANDAIVVEAGKQLHSPSQSGQLQSFAWMLASLGGILGNILGGIAIKELSPKTMFLIFVVLLVLQFFMTITVSESSLNLPKKMNHSSRFSSISKQISELHVALCNSEISRLIAWFSTSYAMIPLLNGTMFFYQTQHLNLDSSIIGFSKVFGQVALLVWSVAYNKQFRKFPAKRILWALQVAIALFMVSDVLFVKGIYRDIRIADSMYVVIISGLQESLFQFKILPFSVLMAQICPSGCEGSVMAFSMSAVALATIISGYLGVALAMSVGVSGADFSGFSVGILIQAACTVLPLCWASWIPDGSRPVKKEE
- the LOC135643271 gene encoding probable folate-biopterin transporter 7 isoform X1, which translates into the protein MVKDGRHKALRRVVGLGFWVQGFRCFPWMGVNFFLKDGLGVAPSSLQILQNSSNLPMVAKPLYGILSDALYLAGQHRLPYVAIGAILQAISWLAIATLPGTSLSIAMLTLFLLLGNLGASIAEVANDAIVVEAGKQLHSPSQSGQLQSFAWMLASLGGILGNILGGIAIKELSPKTMFLIFVVLLVLQFFMTITVSESSLNLPKKMNHSSRFSSISKQISELHVALCNSEISRLIAWFSTSYAMIPLLNGTMFFYQTQHLNLDSSIIGFSKVFGQVALLVWSVAYNKQFRKFPAKRILWALQVAIALFMVSDVLFVKGIYRDIRIADSMYVVIISGLQESLFQFKILPFSVLMAQICPSGCEGSVMAFSMSAVALATIISGYLGVALAMSVGVSGADFSGFSVGILIQAACTVLPLCWASWIPDGSRPVKKEE